The Cloeon dipterum chromosome 3, ieCloDipt1.1, whole genome shotgun sequence genome includes a region encoding these proteins:
- the LOC135938706 gene encoding methylosome protein WDR77-like codes for MEDDFTLASQLEALESEPNKVAEYYRAFHKTRDQAGFNVISDNKKHLQHFDCVQIAEDGNTMVCSSNLNGRLWKGSVIIYNTPDEAVAGDVQRAVAGTVTSSSISDGTFLSSSGEYFLVGEDSGAVTLLRLTKPLSGNSPPNILHLGSSYTHNDMVTSIGILPDKKRIVTSSRDLSIKIINTDGLLVENELLPAHGHPVLSVATQTNSDIFASCADHNEVLLWDVRQEKPAHLIFKTDINTTCLNWQPNSHIVSVGDQIGTVYLADARNPKTQLAKFAIPNHRPLHKLSFNPSSTSSLAAVGDFNEVYLLDCSGGDLKQISRFSTHSDFPRGISWRNGALYTCGWDTKVLKHDLSQN; via the exons ATGGAAGACGACTTCACTTTGGCATCACAGCTTGAAGCCCTGGAATCGGAGCCAAACAAAGTGGCAGAATATTACCGGGCTTTTCATAAAACAAGGGACCAAGCAGGTTTCAACGTTATTTCCGATAATAAAAAACACCTGCAACATTTTGATTGCGTGCAGATTGCAGAAG ATGGAAACACCATGGTGTGCAGCTCAAACTTGAACGGACGGCTTTGGAAGGGCTCTGTTATTATTTACAACACACCAGATGAAGCTGTGGCAGGTGATGTCCAAAGGGCTGTCGCAGGAACAGTCACCAGCTCAAGCATTTCTGACGGAACATTCTTGTCTTCTTCGGGAGAATAT TTTCTCGTTGGAGAGGACAGTGGTGCTGTCACACTTTTGAGACTCACAAAGCCACTCAGTGGCAATTCACCCCCAAACATCCTGCACCTAGGCAGCAGTTACACACACAATGACATGGTCACTTCCATTGGTATTCTGCCAGACAAGAAGAGGATTGTTACTTCAAGTCGCGATCTCAG tattaaaattatcaacacAGACGGGCTGCTGGTTGAAAATGAACTTTTGCCAGCTCATGGGCATCCTGTACTGTCTGTCGCTACTCAAACCAACAGcgatatttttgcttcatgTGCTGACCACAATGAGGTCCTCCTCTGGGACGTCCGACAGGAGAAACCAGCACACC TGATTTTCAAAACTGACATCAACACAACTTGTTTGAACTGGCAGCCCAATAGCCACATCGTTTCCGTTGGTGATCAGATTGGTACAGTGTACTTGGCAGATGCAAGAAACCCGAAGACGCAGCTGGCCAAGTTTGCCATTCCCAATCACAGACCTTTGCACAAGCTTTCATTCAATCCATCAAG CACGTCAAGCCTTGCAGCTGTTGGTGATTTCAATGAAGTCTATCTGCTAGACTGCAGTGGTGGTGATCTCAAACAAAT TTCCAGGTTTTCAACTCACTCTGACTTTCCTAGAGGTATATCTTGGAGAAACGGTGCTCTATACACTTGTGGTTGGGACACAAAAGTTCTCAAACATGATTTAAGCCAAAACTAG